TTCCCACCAACTTTGAATACCTGAAGCCTTTTGATGAAGGATGCATTGTAAGGGATGACGCCATGGAAGTTGTTGTTCTCGAGATTCAAGTACTTGAGGTTCTTCATGGCGGGAAAGAAGGTAGGGAGAGTGCCGTTGAGCTGGTTGGAGCTGAGGTCTAGATGAACAAGGGAGGAGAGAGAGGAGAGGGAGTCAGGGATGGGACCAGAGAAAGAGTTGTGAGAAAGAGAAATGTTTCGGAGGGAAATGAGATCAGCAAGAGAGTCAGGGAGAAGGCCATGGAGGGAGTTGGAGGTGAGATTGAGGGATTTGAGAGAGGAGAGGAGGGAGAGGGAGGAGGGGATGTGGCCCTTGAGTTGATTGGAGGAAAGGTCAATGTGAGAGAGGTGAAGAGGGTGCCAATGGTGAGGGAGGATGGAGGAGAGGTTGGTGTGAGAAAGAGTGAGGGAAATAAGATGGGGCATGTGAGAAGTGATGATGGCAACGCCGGAGCCGGAGATGGGGACGTTGAGGACGGAAAGGTAAGAGAGGTTGTGGAGACGGGAGAGGAAGAGGGAGGAGAGGTGGTGGAGAGAGGAGGAGCAGGAGAAGGAGtggagagagagggagagggaggaaGGGAGGAGACGAGGGGAGGGGAGAGGGCAGTTGGAGAAGGAGAGGGAGGTGAGGGTGGAGAGAGAGCGGAGGGCGGAGATGGGGAGGTCGGAGAGGTCGGAAGAACAGTTGGAAAGTTGGAGGGAGAGAAGGTGGCGGAAAGGACGGGAAGAGTCGCAGGAGGTGGCGTTGTTGTGAGGGGAAGGGTTGGAGCAGGGGTCGAGAGTGGTGGAAAGGCCGAGAGCGTGAAGAGCGCTTAGTTGTTTGGGGTCGAGAGTGGATGGGGAGGAGATGGGTGATGGGGTTGGAAggggggtggtggtggtggtggtggaagtGGTGGagaggaggtggaggaggaggaagaggagtggGGTTATgggtttcattgttttttttgttggttttttgggGTTTGGGGTGGGGGAATGGGAGAGAGGAAAGtgaaggagaaaaagaatagtAAGCTTTTTGCAGAAGGTGGCAGAGAGGAGAGGGAGAGAGGTTTTGGAGTGATGGGGGTTTACGGTTTTGAATTGAAGGTTTATTGTAACGGTTGGGTTTTTttagtttcttcttttttttaagtaataaatgaaatgaattaaattattttatatttggctAATGAAAATCCGTTGTAGTCTAGTTGGTTAGGATACTCGGCTCTCACCCGAGAGACCCGGGTTCGAGTCCCGGCAAcggaattttttaatttttttttaatttccattaAGAcagtttgttttttaaattcaccCATTTACTTGTCTCTACTCTGTCACGGGACACACTTTTGCTTGCTCTGTTATTATTAGTGTTATATTAGTTAAGAGAGGTATAAAATTAGTTATGTGGTTTATAGACTCTCTAATGATTTATTAACTAAATTAGGTGTTATATAGAGtaccaaattaataaatcaccTCTTCTAGGCTTATCTTTGACTTATACAATATCTGCTATTGAGTATAGTGGATGAACTACCTATAATATTACCATAAAGGAATTCGATTTTGCGTATATACATTCATTGATCAAGTAACTGACCATTGTACTAGGTAGTggttatgttattaatttttttttttataattagtaatTGCTATGAAATTCTACTTGTTATATAgaattagttaaaaaaacattaaataaatcataaatatcaCACGGATGACATTGAGGGTACATATGCAGAAAAGTCACCAACGAAACATGTAATGTTGACgcataaaccaaaaatttgtgGTCAAATATAAATAGGTATTTTTGACCACATAACATAGATTTATTGTTAAAGACAACAACCATAAATCTCCATGTTAAAAACAATcccattaataataataataataataataataataataataataataataataataataataataataataataatttttaacttcTAAGATTATCATTAATCCTACTTAGAGCTTAGATTCCTTTTAACCAATATAGTAAGACTAAGGTGTTTGGTTGTAAGGCATAGATTGAAAATCATTACTTGGGGATTTCAATGCCTGATTTGGATGACCATGCATGGGAGTGAGAAGCAATGAGTGAGGAATGAATGAGGAATGAGAGGTGAATGACAATCCTCCTAAAAATGTGTAGATTGCTCATTTCTCTAAAACTCCTTGGGGtaacttatttaataatttaaataataatttaatttaaataataattaattaggttatttgaataataaataataattaatgtgaaataatagtaactacaaattaaatataataatctatttcaaataataattaaataaataaatttaacaataaataataattaatgtaaacaataataactaataattaaaaataataacctagtttaaataataattaaatatataattttaataataaataataattaaagtgaaatatttagttaaataaaaataacaatagtcaaaatattttaaaattaaaaaataattattatttattataaaatataattattatctaatataatatttttttccttattactTCTATTAAGGGTATTAAagattttttatcatatattttctcttttatttttctcatttctaatgaattactctctcataccttccaaccaaacacaattttCCTTCAATTCTTAATTCATTCTTCATCAATTCCATTCCTTGCAAACAAATGGCACCTAAAATCTACACatacatacttttttttttcggtGTAATACTGGACTTGTTTGGATGAGCTTTTAGAAAATCCAGAAGTTCTTTTTATAAAGTAGACTTCCTGATTTAAAAAGATTGTTTGTATTGACTCTGAAACAAATGTGTCAAAAAAACCCGAAAAATGcatttttttgtagtgtttaGCAGTAGCTACCGaaaaaattgctttttttaaacttttatttttacgaactgctttttacaaaaaaactaatacaa
This genomic window from Dioscorea cayenensis subsp. rotundata cultivar TDr96_F1 chromosome 20, TDr96_F1_v2_PseudoChromosome.rev07_lg8_w22 25.fasta, whole genome shotgun sequence contains:
- the LOC120251491 gene encoding receptor-like protein 51, whose amino-acid sequence is MKPITPLLFLLLHLLSTTSTTTTTTPLPTPSPISSPSTLDPKQLSALHALGLSTTLDPCSNPSPHNNATSCDSSRPFRHLLSLQLSNCSSDLSDLPISALRSLSTLTSLSFSNCPLPSPRLLPSSLSLSLHSFSCSSSLHHLSSLFLSRLHNLSYLSVLNVPISGSGVAIITSHMPHLISLTLSHTNLSSILPHHWHPLHLSHIDLSSNQLKGHIPSSLSLLSSLKSLNLTSNSLHGLLPDSLADLISLRNISLSHNSFSGPIPDSLSSLSSLVHLDLSSNQLNGTLPTFFPAMKNLKYLNLENNNFHGVIPYNASFIKRLQVFKVGGNSNLCYNHSLLSSKLELGIARCDRYGLPVSPPPDKSSDYSGDDEDDGGGSGDRRRSDGGHHSGPSKLVLGVAIALSCLVFSVVFIVCLSKVCGCR